A genome region from Hymenobacter tibetensis includes the following:
- a CDS encoding polysaccharide biosynthesis/export family protein yields the protein MFRLSDGKGLDTIRLRGVVNRVNRNYIIQPNDLLAVRVYTNNGERIIDPNGELQFGAPAGMLPTGANGSRTLSTGTGQAAGSEAGDSEFPVQTDGTVRLPLINRIKVTGYTLVQADSVLRVRYEEFYKGVFVVTRVTNSRVVVLGSVGGKIIPLVNDNMNLIEVLAAAGGIDGGGSGSSLYRSGGKASNIRIIRGDLKNPQVEQIDLTTINGMRRANLQVEPNDIIYIEPVRRPFSDALIDASPTIGLASALITTLLAFISISRTF from the coding sequence ATGTTCCGCCTTAGTGATGGTAAAGGGCTGGATACGATCCGCCTACGAGGCGTAGTAAATCGGGTAAATCGGAACTATATCATCCAGCCAAATGATTTGTTGGCTGTGCGGGTATATACCAATAATGGCGAGCGGATCATTGACCCCAACGGTGAACTGCAGTTTGGAGCTCCAGCTGGTATGCTCCCTACAGGTGCTAATGGGAGCCGTACGCTGTCTACTGGTACAGGCCAGGCCGCTGGGTCAGAGGCTGGCGATTCAGAATTCCCCGTTCAGACTGATGGCACGGTTCGGCTTCCCCTGATCAATCGGATAAAAGTGACAGGCTACACACTAGTTCAGGCGGACAGTGTACTAAGAGTGCGGTATGAGGAGTTCTATAAGGGCGTATTCGTTGTAACGCGTGTCACGAATAGCCGAGTAGTTGTGCTGGGCTCCGTGGGCGGTAAAATCATTCCGCTCGTAAATGATAATATGAACTTAATTGAGGTGTTGGCAGCGGCTGGTGGTATCGATGGTGGTGGCAGTGGCTCTTCTTTGTACCGGTCGGGAGGAAAGGCTTCTAACATCCGCATTATTCGTGGTGACCTAAAAAATCCTCAGGTCGAACAAATAGATTTAACCACGATAAATGGTATGCGCCGGGCCAACCTGCAAGTAGAGCCTAATGATATCATTTATATCGAACCAGTTCGTCGACCGTTCTCCGATGCCTTGATTGATGCGAGCCCAACAATTGGTTTGGCAAGTGCATTGATTACTACCCTTCTCGCATTCATTAGCATTAGCAGGACTTTCTGA